In one Dermacentor albipictus isolate Rhodes 1998 colony chromosome 4, USDA_Dalb.pri_finalv2, whole genome shotgun sequence genomic region, the following are encoded:
- the LOC135920926 gene encoding uncharacterized protein isoform X1 gives MLRRRRSFRTWFVFRVRLACDASSPTECSFAMRQQCSHAAYCFACEGHELRKLLQKGNSVDGRISPLCGQRDAIAKHKAVARSRRAPRTRPLAFLKLSASLLNWLPKTVRRRTEMILPAPKQDDARRRNAACHENQHGRPPANRAPFAAAHSRSQAVKQVWERSRSRRAMYPVAEMFSDAALAQVAARRAVILCDHGSILLQMTGFCERQNVRTFVVASQPIEQSPFGNLFSRSLDERFFRKLFDKFRRIQETGLMAKWLADAKGNWQRCIQSGDITVDSISVEDTVPFFLLWGIMCAMAFCALLCELICYRLLRSRPANRR, from the exons ATGCTGAGGCGGCGACGCAGTTTTCGCACGTGGTTTGTCTTTCGCGTTCGATTAGCCTGCGACGCCTCGTCACCAACGGAGTGCAGCTTCGCCATGCGTCAGCAGTGCTCACACGCAGcctactgcttcgcttgcgaGGGCCACGaactaagaaaactgctgcaGAAGGGCAACAGCGTCGACGGGCGAATCTCGCCTTTGTGCGGCCAGAGGGACGCCATCGCGAAGCATAAAGCCGTCGCGCGTTCCCGGCGCGCCCCGCGAACTCGGCCGctcgcattcctgaagctgagcgcgtcgcTACTGAACTGGCTGCCCAAGACAGTACGGCGCCGGACCGAAATGATCCTGCCTGCGCCGAAGCAGGACGATGCTCGCCGACGGAACGCCGCGTGCCACGAAAATCAGCACGGTCGCCCACCCGCAAATCGGGCTCCTTTCGCTGCAGCG CACAGCCGTTCGCAGGCTGTCAAGCAGGTGTGGGAGCGGTCACGAAGCCGACGAGCCATGTACCCAGTTGCGGAGATGTTCTCAGACGCAGCCTTGGCACAGGTGGCCGCGCGCCGCGCTGTGATTCTCTGCGACCACGGCTCGATACTGCTTCAGATGACCGGCTTCTGTGAACGCCAGAACGTGCGCACCTTCGTCGTGGCCAGCCAGCCGATCGAGCAGTCGCCGTTCGGCAATCTCTTCTCTCGGAGCCTCGATGAGCGCTTCTTCCGGAAACTCTTTGACAA GTTCCGTCGAATCCAGGAGACGGGTCTAATGGCCAAATGGCTGGCCGATGCCAAAGGAAACTGGCAGCGCTGCATCCAGTCGGGGGATATTACTGTGGACAGCATTAGCGTGGAGGACACCGTGCCATTTTTCCTCCTTTGGGGCATCATGTGCGCCATGGCCTTCTGCGCTTTGCTCTGCGAGCTGATATGCTACAGGTTGCTGCGGAGCCGCCCTGCCAACAGACGCTGA
- the LOC135920926 gene encoding uncharacterized protein isoform X2, producing MSTQREKYVTFLRWAYVYGWELFGLLFAESSPRHYVHATQKLLIAAWLVTVVVLANSFGSLLKSKQAVFNFKPEVDSIDDLAARPYLTPIIPKGSYYEAFSEHSRSQAVKQVWERSRSRRAMYPVAEMFSDAALAQVAARRAVILCDHGSILLQMTGFCERQNVRTFVVASQPIEQSPFGNLFSRSLDERFFRKLFDKFRRIQETGLMAKWLADAKGNWQRCIQSGDITVDSISVEDTVPFFLLWGIMCAMAFCALLCELICYRLLRSRPANRR from the exons ATGTCGACTCAGCGTGAAAAGTACGTTACCTTTCTGCGCTGGGCGTACGTCTACGGCTGGGAACTGTTTGGCCTACTCTTTGCTGAAA gTTCGCCGAGACACTATGTGCACGCAACACAGAAGCTACTGATTGCTGCATGGCTAGTGACTGTAGTCGTGCTGGCGAACTCGTTCGGAAGTCTCCTTAAGTCCAAACAAGCCGTGTTCAACTTCAAACCAGAAGTCGACAGTATCGATGACCTTGCAGCAAGACCATATCTTACGCCTATCATACCAAAAGGAAGTTACTACGAGGCATTTTCAGAG CACAGCCGTTCGCAGGCTGTCAAGCAGGTGTGGGAGCGGTCACGAAGCCGACGAGCCATGTACCCAGTTGCGGAGATGTTCTCAGACGCAGCCTTGGCACAGGTGGCCGCGCGCCGCGCTGTGATTCTCTGCGACCACGGCTCGATACTGCTTCAGATGACCGGCTTCTGTGAACGCCAGAACGTGCGCACCTTCGTCGTGGCCAGCCAGCCGATCGAGCAGTCGCCGTTCGGCAATCTCTTCTCTCGGAGCCTCGATGAGCGCTTCTTCCGGAAACTCTTTGACAA GTTCCGTCGAATCCAGGAGACGGGTCTAATGGCCAAATGGCTGGCCGATGCCAAAGGAAACTGGCAGCGCTGCATCCAGTCGGGGGATATTACTGTGGACAGCATTAGCGTGGAGGACACCGTGCCATTTTTCCTCCTTTGGGGCATCATGTGCGCCATGGCCTTCTGCGCTTTGCTCTGCGAGCTGATATGCTACAGGTTGCTGCGGAGCCGCCCTGCCAACAGACGCTGA